The genomic DNA ataaccacatgatgaagcctatttttgtatatactgctgtgtgaattaaatacaatTGAAAAGTacggagtattttctcattttaagaacttgagtgcaaaatgaacataaccgttttaagtgaaattatagagaaaaaataaataaatatagcctTAACCTCTATCGCGataaaaacaatatagaaaaatatatacaatagacatttttatatcgttttgacaGTACATATCGTCATCTTGCCCAGCTGTAATTTGTATTGTATATGTTTTATAGCCCTTACACGCCCATATTCCACCCACACAGGTATGTTACCTGATAATACCTCTTTTGTGTGGGCGTGTACAGACTGTACTTGATTGACAGCACTTGTTATGACAGGACAATGTACACTGTTCTTAGCTCATAATAGAGTTTCAGGAAAAAGTAGCAATCAAGTTCAGGTAATTCCCAGCATAGCTCCACCCAGCTTCAGCGTGCCAAAGGGCCTAATTCCTAATTACTTCCTTACTGCTCCTGGCCAAAAAGTAGTGTAGCTTTGCATTTACCAACTGTGGTATGAAAaacttttcatctaactcttgcTCAACATGCTGCAAAAAATACATCTGCCCCTTGAGTAAAACTGTTCGTGATTCAGTTTGTCAGTTGGGCGTGTGAATGTTTCCATAGCCAACCTTGACATCATTCGTGAGCGTCTCTGGCAGCATGAGCCAAATAAAGAGCAGATCAGCAGCACTGAAGGCCAAGGCGAGCAGAGCTGGAGTCTGGAAGAAgacatttcctgtttctttggAGCTGAGGGCAAAGTAAGCGCCCATCAGAGGCCCCACAGTGAAGCCCAGGGAGAAGGCGATGCCGATCATAGCCTGGCGGGGATCAAATTAAAGTTAGATTTTTCttacatttaatacatttgCCTGAAGGTCTTACAAAAGGTATTAACTGGCTTTATGTACAACAGAGAAATGTAAGGGTCAGATGCATGCATCCAATCACATTATGGTGTTTTTAGATGTCATATTTTAACAATACATTTCCTGTTATGGCCAAAGAAAGTCCTGTGCCTACCATTCCTCGGTTCCGTGCTTTCGGGGAAGGCAAGTCGGCCACGATGGCGGTGCAGAGGCTGACGTTGCCCTTACAAATGCCCCCAATTACTCGAAACAAAAGGAACATGCTGAAGCTCCGGGAAACGGCCCAGACCGCATAGGAGGCCATCAGCCCTAACTGGAACACAAGGCACCCAATTAGACCAGAATGATTCAGGGCTGATGATGGTAAAAGCTGCACGGAGTGTGAACTGCAACTCTAGTGGCTTCCAGTGTGAAAGGATACTGAGGTTTATGTTTGAAAGTGGGGTATTATGGCATTTTACTCACTGTAGTGAGCATCATCAAGGGTCGCCTGCCATAGCGGTCTGACAGAGCCCCGGTTACAGGCGACGCCAGGAACTGCAGCAGAGAAAACAGCGACCCGATCAGACCTGAAAGGCAAATTGAGGAGCACACAAATGCATGCAGTTTATttgcattattaaaaatgtaactggTCATAGTGTCACAAAAAGGGAAACGTAGAGCTCCATATAAGCTACATTGAAGGTGAAATAAATCCAGTATACCTCCAAACAGCACACTGTTGTATTTCTTTTCCATAGGAATCCCGACGACCTCCCTGAACCAGTCCACAACACCCTGCAGAGACTGATACACGCCGTCCTGTCCAACAAGACAGAACACAGACAATACAACATCACACAGGGACAACGCTAGTAAAGATTCAGCATGAGTCAGCATGCAGACTCACACATGACTGCTAATCTAATCACTCATGAGTTGGTTATGGTTTTTATGGAACAGATTCTTCATACAAAGCTTCATTTTTTCATTCAAAGCATCAAATTCTGCACATTATCTGTCCATAATACACCATTCAAAATCTGTTTTTACCACAGTGGAATCAGTTTGTACTGTTGGAAACAGTAAATACTGGTTCCACCGGTGAAACTGATGCACAACTGTATTGTCAAGGGAACAAAGCTTACTGTCTGGCACCAATATGCTCCAAACCAGTCTGGTGATTGAAACCGGTGACAATATTGTGACAAGTGATAATTAGTTCTCTAATTTACATGCAATCAAATGGAATTCAAATGAGGAAGTAAGGCTGGTTGAATCATCTTTAAATGCttttaaatgaacaaaacaaaactaaccCCAGTTTGTgcataatggtccaaaatggaAGGCAGTAGAGGAAGAATTAGTGTAAATCCCAGCAGGTCCAACAGCAGGGTGATAAACACAATGTTGATGACCTTCGATGAGAAGGAGCCGCCATCCTCTGCAGATTTGTTTACGTCTGACATTCCTCAGACTGAATACGGTGTCTCTTCCGTTCCTGTTTGCAAGTAAAACACATACCAGTGTATGTTAGAAGAAGATGGGAACAAGTAAACCCCTTGGGGAAGTGTCGCAATTATTACAAAcagcttcattttacaggtctgtaaTTTCCTAATAAGAGAGCTTCCTGGAAAGAAATATGTTATCTTGACAGAATTCAGACAGACATTAGGTATATTTCCTTGAAATACCTACTCCGTTTAAAACCCAGTAAATATTCCActcattattaatttattatttgaaactTTATTCTCCATATATGTTGAATTGTATGCTGGATTGTagacacatttttacatttgtgcATGttcactagggctgtgtattggcaaaaatctggcgatacgatacatatcatgatacaggggttacgattcaatatattgcgatactgtaagcaaggcgttatattgtgattttttaaaacttaattttaggaaaactataTTATGACGAATAggccaccatatgcataaaatttgagtgaaaaaaaaggtttttatgcaatcagaagcGTGGgtgcaatctgagccactgtCTGCCACAAATCTTTGCCAAAAAATTATTGATTAAAAATgatagtgtttttatttttaattttttttgtatactttattttttacctttttttcgtggttgttttcatatatggaATTTACAGTTCGGAATTACAATATTTTAAGTAGTTTAGCTTAGAGACGAAatcattaagtacactagagaaaacaacttcaacattcaaaattgaaataaatttaagaaaataaataataataataataataataataataataataataataataataataaaaagaaagaatagaataaaaaaaagaaacaataataatacaaaaataagaaagtaataataataaattaaataaacaaatagttaatagaaaataaagggGGGGAGCGCAGatatatagtaatatcatttacatgggcACACACATTCATCCTCCTTCACATGTCAGGTCACCTTCAAgcatatgtatatgtgcatgcttGTTAACCCATGTAGCtatatttttccttttgttagactccatctcttcttaaaaacatcctccatattccttattcccttttccataacttttacttcttgaattaaacttttccattttaaaaaatgatagtgtttttaagtgtatagatgttttcttacacccctattgtTCAACTGGCCTGCTGTGCACTGTTGGTTATACTTCTAATGAATTGGAATTAACTGAAAGTGTATCAACTGAACAGTGTCTCAATTTTCTTTATAATTAGCACCACATTATAAAGGTTATTTCCAGGAAAATTGCTATAATTTGCAATATTAGATAATTAGCCTATAGGAAGCCCTgggacctgtaaaataaagcattAATACAGACAGTGAGTTAGTAATCTGCAGATTCATGAGTAGCATAAATATTTAGACTGAGTAGTTTAAGCCCATGTGTGGCTCAGTTAATCCCTGTGTAAACATGTGGAAGTTATATAGGCAAAGTGACTCTCATAAACTACATGTAAACAAATAGATGTTTACAAAAGTAGATCAACTAAACAatcaagctttatttatataggccctttcaaacaagtcaaatgcaattcaaagtgctgtacagacgatgacaaaaatgtaaaatattaaaaatggatttggagactaatgcacacaaaaacaaccaatataaaagttaattgaataagaaaaaaataaaagatgggtatttaagataataaaaggtaaataaaatacaaggaaataaaaataacaataaaaataaattcatgaaataaaattatgaaactacataaaataagcagattgtattaaaataatgaaatttaataaaatagaataaaagagataatgatcaacaataaaatgttgattaaacaaaatatagtaaaataaaccttataatgatgatgataaataaaataagtataaacaataaaaccataaaatgATGAAACTACACAGATGTATGACAGTAAAGTTGCAATCAACTAGTCTCTATTTACTACTTCTTATAGTAAGTCAAGACAGAGAAAAGGTGCAGCtcaaggaggaaggaggaaatgTGTTAATGCTCAGATTTAAAGTTGATCCCAGTCTGTATTACCCTTTCAGTAAAGCCCACCaacatgcaaacacattttAACTAGAATAAAACTGTTGCtctgataaataaaaacacatttactgcATGTAGTTGCCTCCACAGAGTGTCATATGGTATCGATCCAGTGAGACTGATCAGCATCACCTCTTCTTAGACACTGTATTTAGCCAACAAACATATTTGAGCAGCTTCCATATTTAATAATAGATATttcaagctttatttatatagcaccattcaaacaagtcaaatgcaattcaaagtgctgtacagacgattgacaaaaatgtagcatgttaaaaaatggatttagagactaatgcaaaccaaaacaaccaatataaaagttcattgaataagaaagcaataaaagtatattatattattattattatttaagataataaaagataaataaaatacaaggaaataaaaataacaataaaataaataaataaaacattatgaaACTACACAGATGTATGACAGTAAAGTTGCAATCAACTAGTCTCTATTTACTACTTCTTATAGTAAGTCAAGACAGAGAAAAGGTGCAGCtcaaggaggaaggaggaaatgTGTTAATGCTAAGATTTAAAGTTGATCCCAGTCTGTATTAACTCCTCAGTAAaatacacatgcaaacacattttAACTAGAATAAAACTTGCTCTgatacataaaaacacatt from Sebastes fasciatus isolate fSebFas1 chromosome 6, fSebFas1.pri, whole genome shotgun sequence includes the following:
- the LOC141769738 gene encoding major facilitator superfamily domain-containing protein 10-like produces the protein MSDVNKSAEDGGSFSSKVINIVFITLLLDLLGFTLILPLLPSILDHYAQTGDGVYQSLQGVVDWFREVVGIPMEKKYNSVLFGGLIGSLFSLLQFLASPVTGALSDRYGRRPLMMLTTLGLMASYAVWAVSRSFSMFLLFRVIGGICKGNVSLCTAIVADLPSPKARNRGMAMIGIAFSLGFTVGPLMGAYFALSSKETGNVFFQTPALLALAFSAADLLFIWLMLPETLTNDVKASSSGFGNSRDLLNPLSLFHFSAVTRTKDPRQKERMPKLQALGLVYFCYLFLFSGLEFTLSFLTHQRFHFTSMDQGKMFFFIGVIMASIQGGYARRIKPGQHIMAVQVAIITLIPAFILIGLCWNVTMLYVGLALYSFAAAVVVPCLSTLVSDHGSASQKGTVMGILRSLGALARALGPVVASSVYWIAGAQICFLLTSASFIIPLALLRTARRLKDE